In Paralcaligenes sp. KSB-10, the following are encoded in one genomic region:
- a CDS encoding ABC transporter ATP-binding protein: MSLLEVEKINSYYGDSHILFDVSMRVEENEVIALLGRNGAGKSTTLKSLMGVVKPKSGVIRHNGTEVQHMSPHELAKLGIQLVPEERRVFGSITVHENLQLAAMSAENPMSFDAIYETFPRLAERRRNRGKELSGGEQQMVAIARAMIRNARIILLDEPFEGLAPLIVRDLMQVCRKLADSGHTIVIVEQNVRAALSFAHRCYIINNGHMVYEGSPEQLQHENSIIQKYLGVKV, from the coding sequence ATGAGTCTGCTTGAGGTTGAAAAAATCAATAGTTATTACGGGGATTCCCACATTCTCTTCGACGTCTCCATGCGCGTCGAAGAGAACGAGGTGATTGCCCTGTTGGGCCGCAACGGGGCCGGCAAGAGCACTACGCTAAAGTCCCTGATGGGAGTCGTGAAACCTAAAAGCGGAGTCATACGCCACAATGGCACCGAGGTGCAGCACATGTCTCCGCATGAATTGGCCAAGCTCGGGATTCAACTCGTGCCTGAAGAACGGCGTGTCTTTGGCTCGATAACGGTGCACGAGAACCTGCAGCTGGCGGCCATGTCGGCCGAGAACCCCATGTCGTTCGATGCCATCTACGAGACTTTCCCGCGTCTGGCCGAACGCCGGCGCAATCGTGGGAAGGAGCTGTCGGGCGGCGAGCAGCAAATGGTGGCCATTGCCAGGGCCATGATACGCAATGCGCGCATTATCTTGCTTGACGAGCCTTTCGAAGGGCTGGCGCCCCTGATCGTGCGCGATCTGATGCAGGTATGCCGCAAGCTGGCCGATAGCGGGCATACCATTGTCATTGTTGAACAGAACGTGCGCGCAGCCTTATCGTTCGCGCATCGCTGCTACATCATCAACAATGGCCACATGGTGTACGAAGGCAGTCCGGAACAACTGCAGCACGAAAACAGCATTATTCAAAAGTATCTGGGCGTGAAGGTCTAA